DNA from Archaeoglobaceae archaeon:
TATCGCTCTCTCTGCCTTCGTTCTTGAAGATGCAGATCTCTCTCCTTCCCAAAATCCCAAACTCAACATAGCCCGAGAGATACTTTCGGGCTTTTTCCTTAACCTTCTTCTCACCTTCTCCCATTCAAACCAC
Protein-coding regions in this window:
- a CDS encoding DUF736 family protein, encoding MGEGEKKVKEKARKYLSGYVEFGILGRREICIFKNEGRESDKQPFYRIFVREGEAWKEVGALWTRELKEKEKEEDDEL